Genomic segment of Candidatus Planktophila sp.:
TGGTTGGGCAAAGCGGGGACCATCAGGGGTTATCGGTACTAATAAATCAGATGCCGCGGCCGTAATTGACTTACTTGTTTCTGATTTAAGCGAACCGAAAAATGACATCGGCATTGAAAAGTTGTTAACCACCCAAGTAGTAGTTGACCAGTTGTGCTGGCAACGCATTAATGAAGCAGAAACTGCAGCTGGTGAGCCAAAAGGTAAACCTCGAGTTAAGAGTGTTGACCGCAACGAACTTTTAAAGTTAGCTGGTTTGTAACTCAACTCACAGATTCGAACCCAATTCGTTACATGCGTGTTTAGTGAAGCTACGTTTCCTCTGATTAGATTCAGGCATGAAACAAACCAGCACATCACGCAAATTCCAAGGCTGGGGCGCACTCGCCACAGCCACCGCACTCTTAACCGCGCTTCTCATTCCAACTGCACAGGCAGAGATTTATTCACTGCCTGGTGCACCTACAAATGTCACTTCATACATCGGCGCTCGAGGCGTAGTAGTTAAATGGGTACCTGCAACAAATGTAACTCCAGAAGTACGAGGTTATGTTGTCTCTGCCGGCGCGGGCTCATGCCCAATCTATGTGCCTGCTCAGAATCACTCAGTTGTAACAATGCCTGTAGTTGTTGGACAACCTGCGGGAACTCCCACAGTTCAGGCAGTCAATTCCTATGGTTTTTCAAAGCCTGGAGCATCTAAGCAAAGTTTTACTGCCGCTCAATTATCAACTGTTTCTTCTCCTAGTAATAGATCTGTGCAGATTTTGCAGTTTAGTGATTTTCACGGCGCAATAGAGACAGGGAACTCATTTGGTGCCCCACTGTTTGTGAGTAACTTTGCCGCAGACCGAGCTGTAGCTGCCGCAACATTTACTGTGGCATCAGGAGATAACATCGGTGCTGCACCACCAATTTCAACTGAATTTGAAGAGCTACCAACTATTGAATCTATGAATCTGATGAAGGTTGACGCCTCATCATTTGGTAACCACGAACACGATCGAAGCCTTACTCACCTACAAAAAATCATAGGTGCATCTGATTTCCAATGGGTTGTGGCGAATTATCCAGCTGCATCTTTAGCCGCGTTAAAGTCGGGGGAAAAGGCTGCAAAGCCTTACACAATTATCAACCGAGGTGGAATCAAGATTGGTGTCGTTGGAGCAAACACCCCAGAGACAATTGAGCAAGTATTTCCAGGAAACCTTGATTACATCGACGCATCGGGTAAAAAGGCAACGATTGAAATCGACCCGGGAGTAGTTGGAATCAATAAATCTATCGCAGATGCCAAAGAGGCAGGCGCTGAGATTGTCATCGTCGTGATACACCAAGGATGGACTGAGAATTCTGACGGCGTTGCCAAAGGCTTATTCAATAGCCTTTCTGCTCAAATAAAGGGAGCGGCAGCTATTTACGGTGGTCACAGTCATCAAACTTTCTCTACTCTGATTCCTTCATCCGCTCGTGGACAGGCACCGGTTCTTCTCGGTCAGGTCCGTAATTCAGGTGTTGAATATACTCGTAGCCAAATCTGCATCAGGAATGGCAAAATCGTCGGATCTTCTCTTCAGCATGTATTGAAGTCTGCCGCACCGACAATTAATACTGGAGTAGTTAGTACCATAACAACACAGGATGCAACGGCCGCAGCACTTGTAAAGAAATACAAGGATCAGCTCACTGGAAAGCTTGATGTCAAAATCGGTTCAGTATCAGGAGTATTCCCACGAGGTGGTACCCCTGCAGTTGAACGCTCTGGTGAGAACCCAATGGGTAACTACATTGCAGATCTCCTTCGTACAAAGTACAAGACTGATTTTGCAATCTCTAACGGAGGCGGAATCCGTGACACATTCCCGGCGAAGAATTATGTTCCGGTCAATACCGCTCTCGTCAGAACTGGTACCGGTCCACTCGATGTAACACTTGGAGATGCACTTACGGTATATCCATTTGGCAACCAAGTTGCGACAACAGTTGTAACGGGAACAAATCTCTGGGCCGCACTTGAAAATGGTGTTGGTGGAAACTATCCAGGTGATGGACGTTTCCCACAGATTTCTGGATTCAAGTTCACATTCGATGCTTCTAAGCCACTCGGCGCTCGCATCGTTACTGTCACGAAGAATGATGGAACGCCGATTGCAAAAGACAGTACTGAATACACACTCACGACCCTTGACTTCATCATTTATGGTGGAGATGGATATCTGAATGTATTCTCACCTGCAAAAGCTAAAGTCAAAGGCGCACTACTTGATGTATTTGTGGATGCGTTAAAGGCAGATATGGCAGCCGGCAAAGTTACACAAGTTCCAGCACTTGATGGACGTGTGAAAAAAGTTGGTTAATTAAGTAACATTCACAAAGGGCACTGGATAATTCCAGTGCCCTTTGTGCATTATTTACGCTTAGTTTTCACATTTTGGAAGGGCTTGAAAAGAAGGTAGGATGCGCAGGTTCAATAAAACTAAATATGCGCGAGTAGCTCAACGGATAGAGCATCTGACTACGGATCAGAAGGTTGGGGGTTCGAATCCCTTCTCGCGCACTTTTGCGGAGGTATTACTCCGCTTGAAACCCAAAATCACTTTACTCATAAATCATTCGAAAATCGGAGATTCTTGTAGGCTTGAATATGGCTCAATTTAGATTCGACTTGCTTAGGCACAAGGACGGAGAAGCGGCATTACGCAAGTACTCTCGCGCCCATGCCGGTCTGGGGCGCGAAGTTTGGTTACGGCGCTCACGATGAACTATGCAGAAGAGGCCGTCGGAGTTACGCAAGCTGCCAAAATTGCAGATATATCCACAGTCATCTCGATCAATTAGCCGCAGCATGCTTACCGCTATTTCAGAAACCTAAGTAATCTCCCCAACAGGCAACATTAAATCGGCAGACAACCTGAACAATTAGGTGCGTCAAGATTGGACCTATAAGCCGGAAACCAAGTAATCTCAGAATTATGACACAACCATTTCTCTACTCAGTAGAGCGCACCGTTCATGCACCAATCTCAAAGTTATGGACAGCTTGGACATCTGCGGAAGAACTTGAAGAGTGGTATCACCCAACGGATTTGAAATCTCTAAAGGGCGCTACAACCTCCGAATTGAAAGTTGGAGGCCTTTGGTCCTGTGGTGTTGAAGTTCCAGAGCACGGTTTTATTGCCTACTTCTTCGGTAAATACCTCAAGATCGAAGAGTTGAAAAAGATTGAACACACTCTTCATTACACCCAATCAAAGGATGAGTTTGAAATTAAAGATTTTGAAACTCCATCACATCTAATTGTCCTCGATTTTGAAGACCATGACCAAAAGTCTTGGGTTAAATTCTCCCAATTTGGAACCCTACCCGAAGGCGAAGAAAAGCTTGCACAAGCAGGGATGGAAAGCTACTTGGATTCCCTTGAACTTTTCCTGACTGGCAATTGATCCGTAGAAAAGTCGCTCAATCTTGCATGAAATTCTTTTGATGCTTGAAGTATGTATTCGGCGAGATTCTCGTCTCTATTGAATATGTTCTGGATTCATCCAGAAAAGTTCCCAGATATGTCCATCGAGATCTTCAAAGCCCCAACCAAACATAAAAGGATGAACGTCAGGCTCTTTATACCTCCGCGCACCGAGAGAGAAGGCCTTTTCACACAGGTTGCGCACTTGGTCAGTAGATTCGCAAGAGAGAGCAATTAACGATTCGACCGTACTCTTGTCGGCTATTGGTTTATCGATGAATGTTGAAAACTTTGCTTTTTCAAGAAGCATTACAAAAATATTCTGCCCGACGACCATACACGTTGAATCTTCGCTGGTGAATTGTGGATTAAAAGTAAAGCCGAGCTCGGTGAAGAATTCGACAGACGTGTTCAGTTTCTCTATTGGAAGATTAACGAAGATTGAGTTGTTCATAACTCTAGTTTAGCGAAAAACGTAAAAAAGAGAGTCGGCATATCTGCTGGATCTTGTCGCGCAATTCTTCTACCGATTAGCAGGTTTGGGGTTCAAATCCCGCACAACCCACTCTTGTGATTTCTCGACACATCGTTGACTGATTAAGCCCAGGCATTGAACAGGACACCTTCGCGTGCACCCGCTCCGAGATTAAACCAAGAACACCTACCCTGAAATCTATACAGTGAAGATTTCAACTGCTTAAATTCACTATGCGGTTGAGGGGGGCGATTTCCCCATTCCAACTTCAGAGGGCTACAAATTTAATTTCAAATACAACTCACTCAACCCAGAGAAAATTCAGACTTCACCTTGGTACTCAAAGAAATATATGTCCCAGAATCAATGGAAGGTGAATTACTCCAATACTTCCTTTATCCCATCTGCCAATGAATACGGTGGAAAATTGTATTTATCGAGATGGCCTCCTCGCGTTGAATTGCCAGCAATGCCAACAATTCGTGTTCTGAGCGTCAATGATGATGACCCAATTTTCCGGTTGGTCTCATTGGAGATTTCAGGTGGGCAATTCACTTCGACACCAACCGGAGGCTGGGATAAATGGATGGTTCAATTTACCGACAGCTTCTCTTTGCCGGGAATACCTGGACAATGCAAATACTCTGCAGAGCATGTTGACACCTTTACTTGGGTGTTGAAAGTTCCTAAGGATGAAGTCCCTACTCCTAGTTTTGAAATTGCGGTAACCCAAGCTGGCTATCGACATTCTTCTCAAGTCGGAGGATTTGTTATCCCATCGGTAGGAGAGAGTGTGCATTTGGTAGATGTGCATCTTTTTAAATATTCATGTCTTACTTCTTCTTACCCAACTGTCCACGAACAGCGCCTGCAAAATAGTCCTTGGTGTGTACGTTGAAGTAATACATGCTTGGGTACATTGAAATATTTAATAAGAGTGCTTTATCAACGGTGACACAATTCTGTGATGCGCTATTGAATTTCAATATGTCGAAGGTAATAAAAGGTGGACCATCTACACCCTTTGCACCTTTATGGATGTGAGCTGCTTTCACGTCGGTTAAGTCTTTAGTCTTGACGTTTGCACAGAGGGTAGATTTTTTTGAGTTGAGAATAAAAGTGCCTTTAGCTGAACCATTCATCGCACCAGTTCCGCCCATGTGATTAGCACCTATAGCAGTGACAGCAAGTTTTGTGATTTCTTTGGCTTGCGCCCCCGGTGCCAATCCAATAGTGAGTGTCGCCGCGGTAAGGAGAATAATTGTTCTTTTGATCATTTCGTTTTCCTCCGTCTAGTTTCTCGTAATTAAGTGTCTTATATTTGCTCCCGAACCTCAAGTAGTTTTTTAATCGACTATTTTCGAAGCGCCAAAATGCTGAGCGAATTTTTGCGGCAGACACTCTTTAAACTAGCAAGATCAGGGTTTCCCAGAACCCATTTTCATTCCTTCGCAGAATCTCTTTGCACTCACCAATAGTGATTGCGACCACCAACTGAGCGTCCAGATTTACCCAATAAAACAAAGATTACCCCAACGAAAATCAATATGATTCCCAAGCTTTTCAAAATTAAAACTTCGGTTACTAGACTCAAAATCAAAAGTACGATTCCTAAAGTAATCATGAGACCAACTTTCTGTTGCTCTCATTAGACCGCACTTCTTCTCCCATTACAATAGAAATACTTCCTTCAAAACTGGACGAAATTAATTCCGAGCGTGCATCTACTTATTTCTAACATTGTTTGACCTTTAATAATAATAATAAATGCTTCATTCTCGTCTTGAGGTGATTAAGTATCACTTTAAAGAGATAGGCTTTCATTAGTAACTGTGACACCATTGCATTAATTAGTCGCACCAGAGAGAAGAATAGATGAAGCACACTAAAATAATTCTAGCAATCACTATCGTAATTTTTGCTAGCGTATTATCCGCCTGTTCGACTTCTTCCGCTCAAAACTTTCATGATCTCTCAGTTGATGCCTCTGGTGAAAATATGCCTATGGGAACCGATGGCATGGTGACCGGGTTAGCGGATGGCTCTGCCTCCGGAACCTTTACGGTAAATGAGAATTTCAAAGAAATTTGCTATTCGATTATGACAAAACGTATGACGGGAATGACTGAAGCGCACATTCAGGTGACTGCTTCCGAGGAGGATGTTGTTGTGTTTGACATTGCCAATATGAATATGATGAATAAAAGTTGCATGAATGTAGATTCGAATATCTTGATGGATATGGTCGAGCAACCCGACAAATATTCGCTTATGGTACATACTGACGCCTTTCCAGATGGCGCCGTAATGGGTTCTCTTAAGTAAGATCTTTTACTGTCTCATTTCTTGATATCCCTCTAGACTCGTGGGATGTCAGTAGTTGCATCAGTGCATGGGGTCCTGGGATCTCACAGGTATTCGCAAGATGAAATTACAAATATCTTTGCAAAAATTGTCTCGCCACAAGGAAATGATTTTGCATTAATTGAACGCATTCACAAAGCCACTGAAGTCAAATTTCGTAACCTTGCACTCCCTGCGGACGAGTACATCGAACTCAATGGGTTTGGTGAGGCAAATGATGCTTTTATTCGAATCGCTTTGGAACTCGGTGCAAAAGCTATTAATTCCGCGCTTCATGAGGCAGGTATAAACGCAGAGGAAGTCGACTACATAATGGCGACGTCAGTTACAGGCGTCGCCACGCCATCACTTGAGGCACGGCTTGTTTCAATTGTGGGCTTCCGTCCCGACGTGAAGAGAGTGCCGATATTCGGATTGGGATGTGTGGCCGGTGCAGCTGGTATCGCTCGCGTTCATGACTATTTACTTGGTCATCCAGATGATGTGGCAGTTCTTCTCTCCGTTGAACTTTGCTCGCTCACTTTGCAAGCCGACGATATGTCAATGGCAAATATTGTCTCGTCAGGTTTATTTGGCGACGGAGCCGCTGCCGTGGTTATGGTTGGAAATCGGCGCGCAGAACGAATGGGCATTCAGGGCCCGCGGGTGATTGACTCAAGGAGCAAGATTTATCCAGATACAGAAGAGACCATGGCATGGAAGATTGGTGGCAATGGTTTCCACATTGTTCTCACCTCCTCAGTAAGCGATATCGTCGCTCAAAATATTGGTGGTGAGATAAGAGAGTTCCTTGCAGATCACGGAATAACAACGTCAAACATTTCGCAGTGGGTCAGCCATACGGGTGGTCCAAAGGTATTACGCGCAATTGAAGAAAGTTTAGAATTGCATGATGGACAACTCGAAATCTCTTGGCTTTCGTTGGCAGAATATGGCAATTTATCTTCGGCCTCTGTTTTACACATTCTGCGAGATATTCTGGCAGGACATGGAGTAGAGAAACCCACACCGGGAACCTTCGGACTAATGTTGGCAATGGGCCCAGGATTTTGTTCCGAATTCGTTTTGTTGGAGTGGTAAATATTGATGGAATATATCGCCTTTACGGTCTTACTTTTTCTCGTGACGTTGGAACGGGTAATTGAGCTAATCATCTCGAAACGAAACCTGAGATGGAGTTTTGATCAAGGTGGAATTGAATTCGGGCGAAGTCATTACAAATATATGGTTGCACTCCATGTTTTTCTACTTGGAGGTTCGCTCGTAGAAGTTTGGCTCTTCCGACCTACTCTCGTTCCATTCGTAAGTTGGGCAATGCTCTTCTTGGCTCTTGCTTCCCAAGCACTCAGATGGTGGTGCATTTTCTCGCTCGGAAAGCGTTGGAATACCTTGGTTGTGATTATTCCTGGCAAGTCTTTGATTGAAGCCGGGCCATATCGTTGGTTTAAACACCCTAATTATGTGGCCGTTGTCATCGAAGGTTTCGCGCTGCCGATGGTGGGGTTTGCATGGAGAACAGCGCTCGCATTTTCGCTACTAAACTTTTTTGTTCTCTCTGTCCGTATCCGAACCGAGAATGCAGCTCTAGCAACTTTGCCCCGCAATTCATGATTGATTTACTAGTTGTGGGCGGTGGTCCAGTCGGGCTTGTCACCGCAATTCATGCCGCTAGGGCGGGGCTAGAAGTATCGGTCATTGAACCACGTACTGGCGACATCGATAAAGCTTGTGGCGAAGGCTTGATGCCAGAAGCAGTAAGACACTTAACGGCTCTTGGGATAGATCCGCCCGGGATGGATTTTCATGGCATTCGATATATTTCCGGTAATCGAAAGGCAGAGGCACTTTTTACGCATGGCAGTGGGAGAGGTGTGCGCCGAACGACACTGCATGAATCTCTTCATGAACTTGCAAGGCAGGAGAAAATAAAATTTATCAATGGAAAAGTCGACACGATAGTAAATGAGAAGCTTTGGGTTGAAGCTGGGGGAATTCGGAGTCGTTACCTAGTAGGTGCAGATGGATTGCACTCGACCGTAAGGGGTCAGTTAAAGTTAGGAATACCTAGCGATAGCACATCCAATTCACGTTTCGGCCTTCGACAACATTTTCATATCGAGCCGTGGTCTGATTTAGTTGAGGTGTACTGGGTGAAGAATGCCGAAATTTATGTGACGCCGACAAATTCCCAAACGGTTGGTATTGCGGTGCTTGGCAAGAACGGAGTTAACTTTAATGAAGTTGTTTCGCATGTTCTGGCGCTCACACAACTCTTAGGAAGAGCAGAGTCTGCGAGCAAACTTCGAGGAGCTGGTCCTCTTCGGCAACGTGTTTGTGCTAGATCAGTAGGTCGGGTGCTTTTGGTTGGAGATGCAGCGGGCTACGTCGATGCACTTACTGGGGAAGGATTGCAAGTGGGTTTCGCTGAAGCTCAAGCTGCGGTAAGTGCGGTAGTAGCCGATGACACAAGTGGATATGAAGCCGAGTGGCAAAGAATCACCCGTTCGTATCGCTGGCTTACGAATGGATTGCTGTGGGCATCTTCTAACCGAATGGTTCGACCAGTAATAGTTCCTGCTGCACAAGTACTGCCACGCGTTTTTAATCGATTGGTCAACACGCTTAACTAGTCTCCGATTTTATAGTTCAACTCTCGGGACTACTAAATCTTTTGAATCGGTGTTTTCAATCGAGTGTTTAGGTGTTGATTCAACAAAGTAGAAAGCCTTT
This window contains:
- a CDS encoding CHRD domain-containing protein — encoded protein: MKHTKIILAITIVIFASVLSACSTSSAQNFHDLSVDASGENMPMGTDGMVTGLADGSASGTFTVNENFKEICYSIMTKRMTGMTEAHIQVTASEEDVVVFDIANMNMMNKSCMNVDSNILMDMVEQPDKYSLMVHTDAFPDGAVMGSLK
- a CDS encoding DUF6131 family protein, translated to MITLGIVLLILSLVTEVLILKSLGIILIFVGVIFVLLGKSGRSVGGRNHYW
- a CDS encoding CHRD domain-containing protein, with the protein product MIKRTIILLTAATLTIGLAPGAQAKEITKLAVTAIGANHMGGTGAMNGSAKGTFILNSKKSTLCANVKTKDLTDVKAAHIHKGAKGVDGPPFITFDILKFNSASQNCVTVDKALLLNISMYPSMYYFNVHTKDYFAGAVRGQLGKKK
- a CDS encoding SRPBCC domain-containing protein; the protein is MTQPFLYSVERTVHAPISKLWTAWTSAEELEEWYHPTDLKSLKGATTSELKVGGLWSCGVEVPEHGFIAYFFGKYLKIEELKKIEHTLHYTQSKDEFEIKDFETPSHLIVLDFEDHDQKSWVKFSQFGTLPEGEEKLAQAGMESYLDSLELFLTGN
- a CDS encoding FAD-dependent monooxygenase encodes the protein MIDLLVVGGGPVGLVTAIHAARAGLEVSVIEPRTGDIDKACGEGLMPEAVRHLTALGIDPPGMDFHGIRYISGNRKAEALFTHGSGRGVRRTTLHESLHELARQEKIKFINGKVDTIVNEKLWVEAGGIRSRYLVGADGLHSTVRGQLKLGIPSDSTSNSRFGLRQHFHIEPWSDLVEVYWVKNAEIYVTPTNSQTVGIAVLGKNGVNFNEVVSHVLALTQLLGRAESASKLRGAGPLRQRVCARSVGRVLLVGDAAGYVDALTGEGLQVGFAEAQAAVSAVVADDTSGYEAEWQRITRSYRWLTNGLLWASSNRMVRPVIVPAAQVLPRVFNRLVNTLN
- a CDS encoding isoprenylcysteine carboxylmethyltransferase family protein; the encoded protein is MEYIAFTVLLFLVTLERVIELIISKRNLRWSFDQGGIEFGRSHYKYMVALHVFLLGGSLVEVWLFRPTLVPFVSWAMLFLALASQALRWWCIFSLGKRWNTLVVIIPGKSLIEAGPYRWFKHPNYVAVVIEGFALPMVGFAWRTALAFSLLNFFVLSVRIRTENAALATLPRNS
- a CDS encoding 5'-nucleotidase C-terminal domain-containing protein produces the protein MKQTSTSRKFQGWGALATATALLTALLIPTAQAEIYSLPGAPTNVTSYIGARGVVVKWVPATNVTPEVRGYVVSAGAGSCPIYVPAQNHSVVTMPVVVGQPAGTPTVQAVNSYGFSKPGASKQSFTAAQLSTVSSPSNRSVQILQFSDFHGAIETGNSFGAPLFVSNFAADRAVAAATFTVASGDNIGAAPPISTEFEELPTIESMNLMKVDASSFGNHEHDRSLTHLQKIIGASDFQWVVANYPAASLAALKSGEKAAKPYTIINRGGIKIGVVGANTPETIEQVFPGNLDYIDASGKKATIEIDPGVVGINKSIADAKEAGAEIVIVVIHQGWTENSDGVAKGLFNSLSAQIKGAAAIYGGHSHQTFSTLIPSSARGQAPVLLGQVRNSGVEYTRSQICIRNGKIVGSSLQHVLKSAAPTINTGVVSTITTQDATAAALVKKYKDQLTGKLDVKIGSVSGVFPRGGTPAVERSGENPMGNYIADLLRTKYKTDFAISNGGGIRDTFPAKNYVPVNTALVRTGTGPLDVTLGDALTVYPFGNQVATTVVTGTNLWAALENGVGGNYPGDGRFPQISGFKFTFDASKPLGARIVTVTKNDGTPIAKDSTEYTLTTLDFIIYGGDGYLNVFSPAKAKVKGALLDVFVDALKADMAAGKVTQVPALDGRVKKVG